A region of the Apium graveolens cultivar Ventura chromosome 6, ASM990537v1, whole genome shotgun sequence genome:
GTCTAGCACAGAACCTGTGCTCAACTCCTGGTAACAAATCCTTTAAAGCATTGTCAAGTACCTTTTGCTGATCAGATATAATGGTGTACCAAGTGCCATCACCAAGTCCAAGATCTTCAGTTAATAAGTCAGTAAACCATCTCCATCTATCTGTATTCTCACTCTCAACAACTGCATAGGCTACTGGAAACATCTGATTGTTACAATCCCAACCTACGGCTGAAAGCAACTGGCCTCCACAGATTATCTTCAAAAAACACCCATCAAAGCCTATGACAGGTCTACACCCAGCCTTCCAACCTTCCCTCTATGCATGATAAGATATGTATATCCTCTTACACTTGTTGAGATCACCCTCATTAAGCCTACTAGTCCTGATCTGCACTGTGTTCTTGGGATTACTAGGTAAAATATCATGCCCCATATCCCTCAGCCTTGAGTATTGCTCCTTCAAAGCTTCATGCACACCGTCTAATGAAGCCTTTCTAACCCTTAATATTTTAATCCTTGGCACCTCAATCTCTAATTCTTTTTTGATTGCCTCTGCCATTTCTTTGACTTTCCACTGTGGGTTTCTCCTAACCCTTTTACCATAGATTTCAGTTAGATATTTCACACTAGCAACCTGTTTGAATAGGGTTTAGTACAATTATGTTCATTCACCAAGGTTTTAATGGTATAATTCTCACCATCTTTGTCTTTGTTGCACCATATGTAAAACTTGCAATCAGCTGCATAACATACTTGACACCTTTTAGAATCACTAGTAACAAATTGAATTCCCCTTCTATCCCTAATTCCATACTGCCTCACAGCATCTCTGAACTCTGCCATACACCTAAACTTCATCCCCACCTGCCACCTTATAATCTCATCTTTTTGTCGATACCTAACAGTGGTCCTAGATTTCTTCCTATTCTTGGGATTTGGAGGCCCAACATAACCAATCCTagcattctcatcttcactaaaAGATGACTCTTTTCTTAGTTCCTCAGAAGCAAAGTCAGAGTCATCATCACTCATATTGCTAGGATTGGTTACTCTAACATCAGACTTAGTTTTGTTAATGGTTAATGACTCTTTAAATTTTTTGCAATTTTCTCTATTAGTTCTGAGTTCATCATCACTCTCTCCAAACTCATTATATAGACtttcttcatcaaactcagaGCTCTCTGTTTCTACATCATATTCAAGATCAAATGGATCACTGTAATCACTACATTGTTTTTCCCTCCCCCGCCCCCATTATTAGTGCCATAAATCACCTCATCTAACTCATAATGATCCACATACAGATCAATTCTACCTAAACCTCTATGTATCTCAACTATCTCTCTCACTGAATTATCATCAAATAACAACCTTGTACCATTTTCCCATGTTTTCCCATTAGTTTTGAAGTACACTAagggtgtgtttggtattgctgttgcagacagcaacagcagcttttcgctgaaaatcagttaaaaaactgtttggtaaaatttaaaagatGATTTTCGAAAAAGTGCTTTTAGcctaaaagctgctgttagagaAAGAGGTCCCCCCATGCTTTTAGAAAAAGCTGCTTTTCAGCTATTGCGAgaagcagatgctgatttcaccatcaaatcataccaaaagcatcattatttttaattttttgcatcaacacatatacgtatcaaaaaaattaccaaacagtcatctgatttttatAACAGCACTTTTTTCAGcagcactttttctaacagcaaagcaatttttaacagcaatcccaAACAGAGCTTAACTCACTAGGGTGATAACTAAATTTACAAGCTAACTCATCCAAATGTCTAAAAGACAACAAATCAGTGTCAATATCCTCTAGAACATCAACTTCACCACCCACATACTTGATATTGGCGTAAAATCACCATGGTTGTGTATGTATAAAGACACCTTCGACATTGAACTGTAACATGCAAATAAATACAACAACTAAGCACGAAACACACAAGTTCAGattaatcaaattaaataaaacaacatGATTTACATAATCAGATTAAATACAACAACATAACTTACATATACGAACATGGTAAATCAAATATCAAAATGATATTACACATACATACCCAGATAACACAACAATCGAAGTTCAATATGCATACATAAGTGTTGTTAAGATTCGATTGAACATACATCTTCAATTTTAGACGATTTGAACCACCTCCGAACAAGTTTCCGCACTCGATTTGATATTTAAGGTTTCTCTCACACCTCGATTGAACATATTAATCCCTAATTTGGTATGTGACGGGTCAGTTTAGTTTTATTTCTAATTGtcattttgttatttatttttcatttattttatttttaattttcggGTCTGACTCACGTTCCACATAACACCACTGAGCCACTCTGTCCAAGATATGTTGGCCATGTCACCTTCCCGTCTGGTCAACCGGTCAAACTAACAGAATTGTCATTATCGGTTACTAGAGTGGTACGCTTGAGACCCCGTTAAGTTTAATCAAAATTTTGATACTACAGCTTCACTTCTGTGACCAATTTGAGAATTTTCCCTAAAAATATATTTATGCAAGATAACAAACAACCATTAAAATATTGATATTCAGATTACTAAAGGGATCGTTAAATGGGCATAAAGGCCTATTATGATTTCTGTGATCTTACTCTACTAATGCGTGATCAAGGTTTATTTAtagattaaataattaatttttctATTCTTATTAAATTTTAGGATTTGTTCGCATTATTAATTTTGGATTTTAAGTGTCGACcttgaggtaagtacttttgacatactttttAATTTTCCGAAAAGATTTTTCAATTCTGTTTTTGATTTCATACAATATATAAGAACTTTGATCtcgaaattataagatataagtatatgtGAATTTTAGAATCCAGTCTCTAcgttcactacaagaaaaatgacCTTTTCCTACCAAACAAATCAAACGAAAATATTTTGGTAGGAAATGGTAGAGCAATTCCTACCAACATATAATCTGGTAGGAATCACTCCAAGTGGGGCCAGATTTTGTACACGCAAGTatcaaaacctaccaatattggtagaaAACTCAAAACCTACCAATTTTGGTAGGTTTTGACCATAATTTTATACCGAAATGGTCCCAGCAACCACATTCTCAGCCCTCATATGTTTTGAAAAAAGAAATAATATCATTATTCTGAGACTATTTCCTACCAAGTTTGGTGGGAATTATTTCCTACCAATTTTGGTAGGTTTTAATAGAAGTTTATACTAACACTTCCCCACCATCCACATCACTAGTCCACATATTATTAAAAGTAAATAACATTTTTTTGAAACAtgaaaataaattaataattcagGGTcgtttcctaccaatattggtaggaaatgggTGAAAACTAAGAAAAATGTGCTTTTTCGTTTTTTTCGTCTATTGTATGTCATACTTTTGTTGATCAAACTCCAAAGATATAAATATCTATTTATTTTAGTAGTGAAACTCAAAAGTTAGTTGATTATACTTACATTCCAGTGtttctatttttaaaaaaaatatataattattatgaaaaaaattattaaaataagaaaatgtttcaataaattaaaatgttaaaagtgaaatgtcattttatagtaaaaatattgaataagaaaataattataaataagaCGAAGAGCGAGATTGTTCGATATTTGAGATAGCTTTTATATTCATAGTTTATGAGTTCTTGAGGGttacaaaatataatttttttcatttttttattaatcCAACCTTACGAATATCATGATCTATATATTATAATGTtatgataattttttttaaaaaaaaataaatatattgtgtttgctattttaacaatcaacacAAGTTTGATAAGTgcttcttactagtgtttagtctcagATTAATGCTTCagtttcttaaaaaatatttatgaattatccaaccatacggatgataagatttatatattttattgacatgataaaattataagaaaaaaatAAATCTATTCGGTTTGCTAATTTAAtagtcaaccagtagtttgactAGTTCTTCTTACCAGCATTTATTgtcatattaatgtttcgatttttatAAGTATTTATGAATGATCGAACCATAAGAATAtcaagatttatatattttagtgatataataaaaatatttaaaatatataaatgtatttggtttgctattttaacaacCAACAAGTAGTTTAACTAGTAACTCTTATCGgtgtttattttaaaatatttatgaaccATCCAACCATACggttgtcaagatctatatattttagtaatattaatttttttttataaaaataaatttatttttcatattattttaacaatcaaccaatggtttggatagtacttctaactagtgtttattctcatattcatgttttgatttttataaaagtatttatgaatgatccaatcatatagatgtcaagatctatatattttagtgatatgataaatttattaaaaaaaagtaTTGGGTTTGTTATTTTAGCAGTCAAGTAGTAGTTTAACTAGTTCTTCTAACTAGCGTTTAGtaccatattgatgtttcaattttttaaaaatatttaaaaaggatccaaccatacggatcTTAAGATCTATATGTTTTAGTGACATGAAAAtgtttttagaaaaaaataatttttttttgttattttaacaatctaCCAATTGTTTGAATAGTACTTTAACTAGTGTTTAGCCTCATATTAATGcttcaattatttaaaaatatttatgaatgatccaaccatacagatatcaagatctatatattttcttgatatgataaaatttttagaaaaggATAAATGTATTcagtttgctattttaacagtcaaccagtaaTTTGACCAATTCTTCTAACTAGGGTTTAGACCTAtattgaaattttattttttttaaaaaaatatttatcaatgatccaactgtacggatgttaagatctatatgttttagtgacatgacaaaagttttagaaaaaaataaatttattttgtttgttattttaacaaaaACCAATTTTTTGaatagtacttctaactagtgtttagtctcatattgatattttgatttttataaaaaaatatttatgaatgatccaaccatacggatatcaagatttatatattttggtgatatgataaaaaatttcaaaaaaaataaatttattttgtttgttattttaataattaaaaaatggGTGGACCAGTTCTTCTTACTAGCGGTTACTCCAATATTCaggttttgatttttttaaaactgtttatgaatgattcaacggtacggatatcaagatatatatatatatatatatccaatatgaaaaaaaatttgaaaaaataaatgtatttggtttgctattttaacagtcaaccagtgaTTAGACGAGAATTTTTTACTTCTGTTTGGCCTGGCTCGACTCGGCTCGTATTGATGGAGAAAACTTGTATCTAGATCCGCTCGACTTGGCTCGTTAGTTAACGAGTTTGAGATGGAACACATTATTTTATTCGATAAGAAAGCTCGGGTCGGCTCTGCTCACAAAAAAAAAAAGCTCGACTCGGTTCGATCAAAACTCGGATCAGTTCGTTCGTGAACAGCTCTGCCTATCGATAATTGAAGgaaataaaccctaatttcacGAAATTTCAAACATGGAGccaaaactaaaattttaaaCATGGAGCTAAAacaaaaaattcaaatatttcgCCAAACTCAAAACCCACCAATATTGGCAGGAAATAAATCTTTGTTTCACAATAATTTTAAACATGGAgccaaataaaaaaaattcaaacatctcaaaaaataaaaaaattctcCAAGCTCAAAACCTACCAATGTTGGTAGAAAATAAATCTTAGTTTTTCCAAAATTTCAAACATGGAgccaaataaaaaaaatcaaacatggaggcaaaatcaaaaattcaaaaaattcgCCCAATTCAAAACCTACCTATATTGGTAGAAAACGAACCCTAATTTGAAAAGAATTTCAAACATGGAgccaaaacaaaaaacaaaaattTCAAATACGGAGACAAAAACAaatgaaaaaaatttaaaaattgcACCCTAACCCATAccctaccaatattggtaggaaatagGTGACTTGAATTTATAAACTACTATCTTTCTCTTTTCCCTTTCATTTTCATCTACTCTACCAAATTTCATTACacaatttcttcatcttcttcttcttctcttttgataaatatcttcatcttcttcatatTACCCATCTCTTATATATGTATGCATTTAAATCTTCACAACATATATTATAATCTTGATTGATTTATAGTTTTTATGTAATTACTTCTTAATTTTTACTAAATGTAATCATGTTTTTATGTGTGTTAATGACTACTGACATTTATTTACTCTTCTTATGTAGATTTTATTCATTTGAGGCCAAGAAAATTAAAAAACAATGACGATAATGAAGACATTACAAAGAATGAAGGAAAAGGATTGAACGATAATGAAAACTAGAAGATGATTAGTTTAAACCTTTTAAACATCTATTAATTATTGCAAATGAATTATTTCCAATACTGAACAATTTTTATGAAGATGTAATTTTAACTTTTTATATTATAATAGTGATATGTTCGCTTTATgatgaatttttttaattttggtTATTGTTGCATGCTTATAATTTAGATGTTAGTTATGTACAATTTGTTCTAAATTCATATCaacaaaatatatatttttttaaatggtCCAACATTTCCTACCACATTCAAGCTATTTCCTACCGCATTCAAGCTAAAACGGTGGTAAGAAATGTCCATTTTCATGGCTTCTGCCAAAAAACCTACCATATCTTAATTAAAACCTACCGATTCTCGTAGGAAATACTCAATCAAAACCTACCAATTCTGGTAGGAAAAAAGAAGTGACAGTGTAAATTGCCACGTGGTAGGACACGTGGCTCGGTACCACAAGCCAACTCATCAACTGGGTCCCCAATTATGTGACGTGGCAGCTGACGTGGCAGGTGATATGGCCGATCATGTAGCATGCCACATGCCACATAGGCAGCCACTTGTTAAGTGGGGATCATTTGAGATACAAGCACCAATTCCTACCAAGGAGCAATTCCAACTTGAGCAATTCCCACCAAGCTCGTTGGTAGGAATTGACCCTGTTTCCTACCAGATTTGGGCCATTTCCTACCAAAACGCTGGTAGGAAATGCCCATTTTTTGTAGTGGTTTTCGAACCCGTTtataatttacgctatagttctggaactagccttagatacccttagtaggcgcatGAGTGTGCAACTCTAGACACatattaagggcgcgtaattattgaaatttagatgtcgaccactggcaaagtgttgtataaagaataaaaataagaaaaagaataagaataagaataagatgcCGGCTACTGGAAAAGTTTGgtcgtagatcaagactgtggtatttagAAGAATTATGGTTTCGTTCTGTttttactttgttctctattataTTCAAGTGCCAATGCAGCTGCACTGTCTATTGGAAGAAAGGATCTCACTCAAACTCAAACAACTCAAGATATTTAAGAGAAGAGATATTTTATATAAACTATAATGCTTGAAAAGTGACTTGATCATAAATGATTTTGTACAAGGCTTTATATATGACTCCATGGAAAAATCTAGATACTTGCTTAATTGCTAAAGTTCAAAAGACTCTTGCTTAACCATATAGCTTGACAAACACAAGAGCATGCCGTCAAATATTCCGCTTCACAAGTAGATAAGGTAACAATGGGTTGCTTTTTTGAACTCCATGAAAAAGATGTATCACTTATAAAGAACACATATCCGGCGGTACTCTTTCGTTCATCAATATCACCGGCCCGATCACTATCGCAATAACCAACAAGTTTGAATTCATTATAACGATGATAAAATAACCCGTAATCCATCGTACCTTTATGATAACGAAGAATCTTCTTGACCGCCTTTAAGTGTGTTTTTGTTGGAATCTCCATGTAGTGACTAACAAGTCCAACACTATAGAGTATGTCGGGCCTCGTGCATGTCAAGTATCTCAGACTTCCCACGAGACTTTTGAAGTAAGTGGGATCCACCTTCTCACCTTTTTCAAAATTTGACAACTTTGATCCACACTCAATAGGGGTGCTAACGGCTTGACAATTTTCCATCTTGAACTTCTTCAAAATCTCCCTTATATAGCTTCCTTGTGATATTCGTATTCCATCATTCATTTGCTTAACTTCAATGCCAAGATATTAAGACATAGGCCCAATGTCGATCATCTCAAATTCTCTAGCCATGTCTTTCTTAAAATTCTCAAACATACTTGGACTATTTCCCGTAAATATTAAATCATCCACATACAAGCATACAAGAAGAAATTCTCCATTTTTTGTAACCTTGGCATATAAAGCATGTTCATATGGACACTTGTGAAATCCTTGAGATTGAAAGTATTTGTCAAGTCTACTATTCCAAGCCCTTGGCTCTTGTTTCAATCCGTATAGGGCCTTCTTTAACTTTAATATTTTTCCTTCTTGTCCTTTCATGATGTATCCCAATGGTTGCTCCACATACACAGTATCTTCAAGAACACCATTCAAAAAGGTGgattttacatccatttgatgaaTTCTCTATCCATTTTGAGCCACCAACGAGATTATTAGCCTTATAATCTCCATTCTTGCGACCGGTGCAAATACTTCATCATAATCCACTCCATGTCTTTGATTGTAGCCTTTGGCTACCAATCTTGCCTTGTATTTTTTAACCATGCCTTGGCCATTTTTCTTTACCTTATATACCCACTTCACACCAATAGCTTTTTGCCCTTTAGGAAGTGTTGCTAACTCCCATGTGTCATTCTTCTTGATTGACTTAATCTCCTCATACATTGCTTTCTTCCACCTTTTATCTTACATGGCTTCTTTAAAGGTTGTTAGTTTAGTTTCCGCTAGAAGACAAAGTAGCGTTAAGTCGGAAATGGCGGGAACCTCATCCGTTTCATCATAAATTTCTTGAAGATTTCTATAATTCCTTGGTGGTATCTCATCACTATCACTTGATAAAGATGAGGAAGTTGTTTGTCCATCATTACTTGTTGCTCGTGATGATGTGTGAGGAGTGTTAAGTTGTCCATAATTTTCTTCAATGTCTTCTTCATCAATAAATGGGAAGAAATTATAATCTTCTTGTGCATTGCTCCAATCCCATGAATTTTCTTCATCAAACACAACATCTCTACTAATAACAATTTTTCCATTAATGGGGTTGTAAAGTTTGTACCCCTTTGGTCTTGCATCATAGCCAATAAACACTACACCATATTTGACCTGTATCAACACCAAAAAACAGTGTTAAAATGGCCAAAAAGTGTTACCTAAAGCAAAAAAATGGGCTATGGTCacattttttgaaaatttggggGTGTTGGATTTGCCCCTACTACAATAGGTGTctatggttacactttttgaAATTTTGGTAACACCTCTCAATGTATTACAATAGAGTACCTATAGTTACATTTTCTATTTCTATGGTAACAAGTTAAAGGTGTAACCACAGTTCTGTTGCAAAACACCTTACCCTTTAGTAACATCAAAAATATGTTGGAATAAACTCTTTTGTAACACCATATTTGTTATTGtaatgttgtgtatatgttgtgtacttgatgatttcatgaacaaaacaccttagtagattttagttagtgaaataatgtagcactcgacggataagatttatgGTTCCGACcgatgactcattatagtcccgacggatgatgacttattatccatcgattgagtaacttatgtaacaataagtctgtagcacatttctacattcACCATtatatagattctgtaagtagtattcaagtcatgttgactttaactagacACTATACCATAAATGGTCTATCGCAACGTCCTAGTCATGAATGTTGCTAGATTATGTTACCTTAACTATACTAGTTTTAGCCTACTGGAATATTGTGATTTTGGTGTTACCTTAGCCGTAAACTTGGTGTTTCCTCAGATAAAAGGTGTTCAGCTTTGTAACATGCATAAACATTGTTGCCTTAGATTATTCACAAACAAATACAATTTTTTACACaaaaagaaaaattaaatattatttgaatttaGAAATTTCTAATTTGTATGAAAGTAAataattcatttattaaaaaagtAAGAGTTTTGAACCTAAGTGAATTTATAGTTTGAAATAGTGTAAATAAGATTTTGTTTTTATTAATTTATGTATTAATTATTTTAcgttaaattaaaatttaaatattaattttgagttcagaataaataaatacataaaagtaataaatatatttttacataAATAAAATCTTGTTAAATAAATAAGTTGGTACTGCTAAATATTAAGTAAGGTATtcttttattaaatttaaaatttaattttttgaaaaaaatatcaAGTATTAAAATACACGTAAATATAAAACGGCGGCCCATATGTAGTGAATTGCTGGAGATGAATTGTTAGAGCGGCCAAAAGCCCGCTCATTTTTCGCCAAGTACTGCCCAACATCTTTTCACTAACCATTCTATGTCTCATTGTTTAATCTGTCATCGATACaactctctctctttctctctcataATTAGGACTTTAGTTTCTTCATATTGTGGCTTCTTCAAATTATTGCTGCTATATTTTGGGTTCAATTGATTCGATTTACTTACTAAATTGGGGCTAATTGTTCTATCTCTCGATTTGATTTCAGTTTCAGTGGATATTTGGTAGTGGATTTTTAGggtaatctctcttattctccaTCTATCTATCTCTATCTTATCTATCTCTTTGTCTCTCTCACGTTTCTTAAAATTAGGTTTTGAGGTTTAATCAATTACTCAAACTTAAGCTTTTATAATCAGTTTTTTAATTACTCGAATTAGGTTCTTGGATGTGCTTGGTTGTACATTGTTCTTTGTGTTTGTATTATTATTTTGTGTTCTCTGCTGTTACTCTATCTCTCCCTCCCATTTCTCTATTTATATGCAATTTATTCATCTACAATGAAATTGAGTTACTTTAATGTAAGTGAAACCATGATGCAATAAGTTTTAGGTACTTGTCTCATttatcatttacattactgctGTAATGTTCATTGCAGGGTTCAAAACTTGCCCAGAGATAAAGGTAAATACTGATTAACAACATGAATTCATATCTCTCTCCCTCTCATATTAGCACACAAATACACCCCCACACACAAAATCTAATGGCGCTGCATTTTTGGGCTCTCATTGTTTGAAACCAgtaagattttgaatttttttgtttGGGTCGTAAAAGGGCTGAGACTTGAGAGAGgttaaatgaattttaattttggggtttttttattaattttttaataatatttatgtAGTTTTTGGTCTGCATTTGTAATGAAATAGACAGGAAATGGCTGGAGGTGGAGCAAGACCAGCCAAATCAGAAGGGCCTCATCCCCCGAAAAATCAGCTCCCTAATGTGTCTGACTGCATAAGCATTCCTCTTTGGCATGCGTGATTTAgtaatttcattttatttttagaTACTTGATTATGTTTTTTGTTTgaactttaattttttttgttggaTTTTTTATCTTTGCTTTATTTGAATTGGGAACTAGTTATAATGTTAGTTCTGATATTCCTTTGTTGATAGCTATGAGTTTTTTGATGTATCAAATTGACGATTACAGAACGAGAATACGAAAAGCTGTATCTCTAATCCAAAAGGCTAAGTTTCAGTTTAGTTTTAATGTGAATATGAATACATATGAGAGCATGATATTGAAGAATTGTATTAGTTGTATGATttctatataatttttatttatatgcTTTTATATTGCTGTATATTTAATTCTTGTGTTGATTACCCTTTTGCGAAGCAACCCTAACCTGTTGGATTATTTGAAACACAACTACGTTTCTGAATATTACTTGATACTAGTGTCTATGTACCTATGTGGTTTGCATAGTTGTGGTCATTTTAATACCCAAATGGTATGCACCACAACCATCTGTCTTCTTAGGTAACACTGGTTGGGTTGTCTTATGGGGTTGTATGGTTTGTGATTGAGTCTGGTAAAGAGGATTCAGAACCTCGATCCGGATCCCATTGTGTTAGTGTCTGGATTAGTGTTGGGTTGTTTAGAATGGTCTCGTGTGTTAGTTTTTGGATTTCTGATTTGGTTGTTTGTAATGGGAACCCTGTTCCTATACTGTTTGTTCCTGATTTTGTTCACATCAACCATCCAAATGGTGCCAAGATCGTGTTGTTGGGAgacatttttgacttggtttttctctcattctgtgtttttctctcaggatctacaaatatatattatacagCTATATCAAGAAGTTTAATCAGCAGTCGTGTTTTTCACAGACCCTCTTATTCATACCTTGTTTTGCAATTATCTGGTAAGCTTGTTTCATCTTTGTACTAATGCCTCATCTACTATCTGCTCTTGCTAATGTTTGCTTTACTTTATTAATTTGCTATTATTTGTTTGCGATACTTTTTGCTAATACATATATTAACTTAATAGCTGCTGCATATGCAACTCGTTGTTTGTACTTATTTCTACGTTGGAAACTCTTAGTAGTTACAAATGGTTCATTTTATCAAATTTTACAAAAACCTAGTTAAAAAGGTGTTGTTGCATTGCATCAAATAATTGTTTTACTTGGTTTTCTTTTTATAATAATGGATTTTGAGTGCTGATTCTGAAAATGTATTTACCTTTATAACATTTCTTAAGTAACTATAATGAAGTATAGTTATATGTATATTATTGGACAATCAGAGGGAGCATGTATGTGTATGATTGTGAATTCGTATATTTTTTGTGATGAACTTGAAGATTGTGATGGTTGATATTTAGCTTTACATATTATGTTTTGCTTTTACTAGATTCAAATTAGAAACAATGAGTTGTAACTCAACATTTTAGACCCTGCAATATTGTAGGAAAAGAATTTGTGAGACATTACTTCGATGAGATTATTGGATATGATGGGTTCTAGAATATGTTTTTTTATCCAAGATCAGGAGATACTATCGACTAAATCAGGAAAGAGCTTCAACAGGTTGATAGTTACATTTTTATGCGGATTTTACATGGCATCTAACTTTTTATGTAATATGAGAAAATTTACATGATAATTGTGCCTTAATAATCAGTTTAATAATCTGCAGTTTCTGTATCAGCTGCTCCTTTTTTCTTATTACATATTTTTTATGTTCCACTTCTAGATAGCCAAAGTAGTGTGCAGAACTCGGTGATTTCTAAGTACACCTGTATAGGGATTGGTTTTTATGCAAAGTTTATCCCTAATACTCCAGTGCATAATAATTTCACTCCAGCAGCCCAA
Encoded here:
- the LOC141666301 gene encoding uncharacterized protein LOC141666301 encodes the protein MSDDDSDFASEELRKESSFSEDENARIGYVGPPNPKNRKKSRTTVRYRQKDEIIRWQVGMKFRCMAEFRDAVRQYGIRDRRGIQFVTSDSKRCQVASVKYLTEIYGKRVRRNPQWKVKEMAEAIKKELEIEVPRIKILRVRKASLDGVHEALKEQYSRLRDMGHDILPSNPKNTVQIRTSRLNEGDLNKSVGWDCNNQMFPVAYAVVESENTDRWRWFTDLLTEDLGLGDGTWYTIISDQQKVLDNALKDLLPGVEHRFCARHLYSNYRKWFSYLLLKRAFWNACMSTYPATHTRAMKELKKLSKHAYEHLYKLPPKVHVLAEYDPGNIFQALDYDQSEQRCHD
- the LOC141666302 gene encoding secreted RxLR effector protein 161-like, producing MNDGIRISQGSYIREILKKFKMENCQAVSTPIECGSKLSNFEKGEKVDPTYFKSLVGSLRYLTCTRPDILYSVGLVSHYMEIPTKTHLKAVKKILRYHKGTMDYGLFYHRYNEFKLVGYCDSDRAGDIDERKSTAGYVFFISDTSFSWSSKKQPIVTLSTCEAEYLTACSCVCQAIWLSKSLLNFSN